The segment AACACTCTTTGCATCTCTTCCTGGATAGAAATATGTACCTGATTGGAGAAAGAGATATTACTTACTTTGCCACTGGCATTCACTACAAAACGCACACAAAAGCCGAAGACAAATGCCTTACAGGAATCAGTAAGATTTTGTAGTCGGGCTGGATAGCGGGTATTTCTTTGGAGAAATTCTGTGAGATTATTGCCTTCATACTTAAATACAAAGGCTGGTGTGGTAGACTTCTTGGTCTGACTGTAGCTGGTAAAACACCCAACAAACAGTACCAGAACAATAAAGGAGAGGCTTATTTGTATACGTTTATGGTAAGAATACATGAAATAATTGATTGTAATAGTAGTGAATAGTATGTCTCTATTTGCTTAGATGTCATTTATAGATTTTTCCATAAATAAAAGTGTGGATTTTGTAAGAAAACATAGGTGGAGGTTTTATAGGTTTACTACTATTGTCAGATAGCTTTGTTGTCTTCAACTGTTATAATTATTGAAACACCAGACCAGAAATCAAATACTTATACTTACAATCCTATCCAGGACTCTGAACAGGAATGAATCAAAGCCTTGCTACCTGATTGTAAAATACATTTTGAGCTGTTGTAACTGATAGAATGACTATTGAGGAATGAGTCACATTTACCTGAGAAATCTTTATTTGGCGGGAAATAATATAGTAGAAAATAACAAAGGAGCTACAAAGAGAGTTGCAATGATTCCAATCGTGAAAGGTGGTGTAGGTGCGTTGGCAATCCTTTTCCCGCGAGGTTGGCCTTTGGCCTGCGGGCAGAAGGATCGGGAAAAGGTGCCCTTTTTTGCTCACGCACAAATCTGGCTCACCAAACTCTCGTTTGGTGCCCTGTTTTTTGGGCAAGCAAAAAATGAAGAGGTCAGTGGAAGAGTGATGAAAGTGACAATAAACAAAGGCAGGACAAGAGAGGCAAAAACGAAACTATAGACTCACACCAAAATTCAGAATGACTCATTTGCGCAGTTGAGTAAAAGAAAGAAACCATCTTTTAGGCAATTTTGTCTACCAACTTATCAGTGCTTTCAATCCCTATGGCATATTGTTTTTGACAAAAAACCACAAAAAACAGCCTATATAAATGGAAACAACAAATCAAACAAGCAAAAAAGTATCTGTACTGGGTTTAGGGCAGATGGGGTATAGAATTGCTCAGCTCTATAGTGAGGCAGGGTATGAAGTCACTGCATGGAATCGAACTCCTGGCAAAGGAGAGGGGCTTGAACGAGTCCAGCTTGCCGAAACAGCAGAACAGGCTATTCTTGCCAGTCCATTGGTAATCACCATTATCCTCAATAACAAAGGAGTATTTGAGTTATTGGATGGGCTGACAGATACCCGGATTTTTGCAGATAAAGCGCTGGTCAACTTCACTTCGGGCAGCACCGCAGAAGCAGACAGCATCGAAAAGAGTATCTCCGATGCCGGAGGAGCCTATATACATGGTGCTATCCAGGCATCCCCGGAACAACTCGGATTAAAAAGTGCTACCGTGGTTATTTCAGGCAACAAAGGGGCATTTGAACGTTATGAGAATGACCTAACGATCATTGGAGGGAAGATCCGCTATTTGAGTGACAAAGCCGCAGCCTCTCTGGCGATGGATACCGCTACATCTACCTGGGTGTATGGTGCTTTCGTGGGTCTACTCTATGGGGCAGAGTTATGCCGGCAGTATAACTTATCCCTCAAGGATTATGCAGACATCATTGGAGATATATCACCAGAGTTTATTGACTATTTCAAACAGGAGGTGATGGTCGTTGACCGCAATGACTTTCGGCTTACTTCCAGTTCTGTGTCGCTTCATCTTGCTGTAGTTCAGCGGCTGGCAGATAGTTTTAAAGATATCAATGTAAAACAGGACTTTCCCACCATCATTCGGAATCTGCTGGCCGAAGCAGAACAAAAGGGGTTTGGAGAAGAGGAACTGGCAGCTATCACCAAAGTAATTGCTCCACGAAAGTAATCTGCTTTTCGCTTCCGAAACTATCGTAATTCAGTTTCAGGAATGTTATACTAGCTGTTGGTTTGGATAGTACTCAATGTTTTCTTCCATAAGCTGTGTGTTTTCCTCAATCTGGATGGTGGGAAACGAGCCGTTGGTGATAACACCAACGGTGGGAAAATCCAGTTTCAGGCTACTATAAGAGACCTCAGCCCTCTTTCATTTTTTCTGAAAAATCACCCCCTTCCTGTCCTTCTGAAAGAAACTTGTGACAAATAGAGCTACGTTCGGTTTCTGAAAGAAAAAATATATTCCAAATCCAAAGGCTGCCGGTCTTGCCACAGGATTCTTCCAGAAGGACAGATGAGGTAGTTTGAGTGGCTTTCTTACCTTGACTGCATTGAGCGTCCGATAGTAAACAGAGCCTATACTTCTACTATGTATAGGCTCTATGTGATACGGATTATTTATCAAGTACGATATCCAACTCTCCAGCAATGTGTTTGACATGGCAACAGTCTGCACCTACGGTAAGCTTTCTTTTCACGAGTTCTTTGCCAGCTTTATAGCCAATAAACTCTACCTCGATTTCTTTGTTAGCTAGTTCTTTCACGTTCGCATCCGTAACGATAGGATAGGCACCCGATTTGCGTTGCATCTCGGCATCCGCTGCATCTACTGTTGGTTTTCTCTCTGTGCCTGTAGCTGTCTGGATAATCTTGTAGCTGTCTAACTGGACAGGACTATTGTCTTTGTTTTTAACCGTAGCTGAAACAGTCACGAAAATTCGGGTACACATAACATCCCCTGAACAATCGTCCTTGGTGGCTACGGTGTCCTGAGTAGCTACCGTATCCAGAACGGCTACTGTATCTTTGGTTTGTTCTGTTTGCTCTCCTGAAAAGGTACTTTTGGTGCAACTGCTAAAACCAAAAGTTAAAGATAAAATCAAGGCGTAATGCAAAAAACTTATTTTCATTGATATAATTGTTGATATGAAGCACTGACCCAGCTTTTGCCAGAATGGTTGCATGATAAATAAAAAGTTGGAAGTATTTAGTAAGATAACCATGCCAGATAAGGGAATACCCTTAGCGTGTCCTATAACTTTTCTAAAAATAAAGAACGTTTCTGGCCCAAGCGTCCGCTCACTGCTATCAAGGTAAGGTCTATTATTTGTCACATTACTCAGACCCAAATGTTTGAACCACCCATAAAGACCAGCCTTATTTGTAACCTCTCTCATAACCCAAGCATATGAACCACCCCGTAGGGCGGGGTGGTTCAAACGGTTGGAGTTTGTAAGATGCCACAAAATAAGATCTTATCTTAGGCTAAAACCCTATTTTAGGCATACTTAAAACGCCCGGACTTTTAGCAATCCTGCAAAGCAGGCTTAATTATCCTTATGTTGACCGCATGGAGCGGACGCTGCGTTGGCATGTAAAGCCCTGTTTGGGTACTATCACAAATCTGAACAAGCCTCAATTTGTCCCAACGCAACGGACGTTGCTTTCAAATTAGGTCCGAACGGACGTTCGAACCAGTACTCTCTCTTGAAATCCCTCATTTCTGAAAATGATATGGAACAGGATACGCAGTAATCAAGCCCTTACCCTGGAGGCAACTGGTGCTGGACATATTCAGTTGTTACCACTGACTCAATACCTTTGTCCGGATACAATGCCTGATAATAAGCAGTTAAATCCTGTTCCAATGCGAGTATTGTCCTGTCTTTATGGGTATGGACCTTATACAGGTGCTTTACTTCATTTACAGTAAACTCCAGGCGCAAGTCTCCAAATTGGTAAGAGGCTTGTAGTGGAGTGGTAACACCCTCTTCCCAGTAGATCGCCATCCCTGAACTTCGGAACTGCATGCGAAAAGGCTTAGCTATTTTGGCTTCCAGTTCGGCTGTAATCGTAGCACGGGTAGCAGCATCTACTGCCTGTACTTTTACAGAGGGTTTATAAACAGCATGATTTACCAGGTTCTTTAACTGGTAGGGTACTAGTGTCCATACGACTATCTGTATACTTCGGTTGGTTGCATCTGTTAACGTAACATAGGTAGCACCTACTCCCTGCAGTGCTTTTAACCGCACTTTTCCATTTTCTATTACGGCACTTACAGCGTCAGGATGGGCAACGTTTACCTGTGTTACTACAAGATTGTTCTCAGGCGTAAACAAAGAATCTTCGCCCAGCCACAGTTCGATAGCTGTTTCTTTCGGTGGCTCGGGTTCGGGGATTACTTCTTTTTTGGAACAAGCCGTAACAAACAGTATAAAGGCTGAGAATAGTAACAGGTTTACAAGTTTCATATACACTAATAAGAACTATGGTTAATGGGAGAGATTTTTAAAAATATATAAATTATATTTTGGTTTGCTAAACAGTAACGCTTTTATTTTTGTGTAATACGTTGTTTTCAGAAATTAAGCTTCTTTTCTTCCCGTCATTGGTATTCATCCCTCCCCTCGTTAGTGTTATCATCAACGAGCTGTTTCCTATCATTTCGGTTAAAGATTACACAAAATCTGGGGAAGAAAAATCCTTGGTACACCAACATGAACTGAGGGAAAGTGGTCGTTGGTGATAACACCAACGATGGAAATAAAACCACTCAAACTACCTCACCTGTCTTTCTGAAAGAATCTTCCCGCCGTTGTCGGGACAGGCGTGGCAAGACCGGCGGCCTTTCCGACTGGAGTGTAGTAGTTTTATCAGAAACCAAACATGGCACTATTTGTCACACATGTCCCGCTCACGCCCACGCTGATGCGTGGCAGGCAGGGCGGGAAGATTCTTTCAGAAGGACAATAAAGAAAGAAGAGACAGACTCCCTTAAGTTAATAGCATGGAGCGGACGTTTGCATCAGAGAATTTCTGTATTTCTAGAGAAATTATGTAATGCTAGATAGGGTGTGGTGATACTATTTTTACGCAATAGATTACATTTTTTGCCTCTGTGCTTACCAATAGTCAGAATCTTCTGCTAACGATCTGCTTACCGATGCTCTGCACAATCCTCTGGATTGGTGAAACAGGATTTACAGGCTGATTAAACTGGTTCCTGTTTGCGTTACTCATACACAATCACTTACACAATCCCTGATTTCATTCACTTGTACTGCCTGTCATTTCTGATCAGGCCTGGCCTCTTTTTGTTTTCATCTATTCACCACTTACTTAACCCATTTACAGCTATGGTTGATTATTATGCCCATATGGCGGCATTAAAATCTATAACGGACGCATTTGGTGCGCAGGTAGCCGATCCAAAGTCCAAACAGACGTTTATTACTATTCAGGATAACCCTTCCTATGCAGCTCTGGGAACGTTGATAGATCATCTGTTGTATCATTCGGGAACTTCCCGGATCGAACTAAGACGTTTGACGCGTGCTTCGCAACTTTGGCGTGATATACGGGAGTATATTGATGCGGTTGCTCAGGTACGGAGTGAACTGGAGTCTATGGTACAAGATTCTTCACAGCCAGATATCGTGGTCCGTTACAATGCAATCCACGATACGCTCAAAAACTATCTTCAGCCAAAGTTTACGTCTCTTGTAGGAAGATTGCAGTCCTTGTTTACCCAACTGAGGGATCTTACACATATAGTACCTCACGGACAAGGGGCAGACCTTTCTGTCAACCAGTGGAACTGGAGGGATCTGTATCTGTCACGGGCTAGTGGATTGTTTGCAGAAACACTCTACAAAAAAGCGATGGACAACGGATCAGAAGAAGCAATGGCCTTTGCCTATGGGGTGTCTGCCAATTATGTGTCCAATGCCGTAGGGAGTAATTTCCAGAACCGGGCCACCGGAGGAGCACGACGTTCACATCCGCACAGAGACCGGGTAGCTGGTTATAGCATAGGAGCCTGGATACGAAAAAATATGGCAGGAATGCAACTTTCTACTACCCAGCTAAAAAGTCTTCTGACTATAGGATCACCTGTCAATCCGCTGTTACCTCCAGATATAAAAACTATCCTGGAGAAATCATTGACAGAGGTGTATGGTGTACATGGTCTGACCAACCTGCCGGATCTGGACAAAGGATATCGGAATATGCTAAAACACCTGGAGTTACTGGATTCGTTTAAGCCATTACTGGTGCCCCAGATGATCGATAACACTGTCTATATAAAAATACTTTCTTCAGGAACTACCTTTCTGGATGCTCCTCCGGGAACACCCCCGCCACAAGATCCTGCGCCTAGCAGTGGAGGTGGAAGCTGGACGGATGATATCCCCTGGTGGGCGTGGGTATTATTTGCAGTATGTATTGCACTAGTAGCTATATGCTATCTGATTGGCATTTGTGCTCCAGCTCAGAAAGATCCCTATCCGGGGCCATTTCAACATGATGAGGATGGCACATCCGCTGTAAGAAGCTACCTGACTTCAGATGAATCCCTACAGAGCGTAAAGTTTATGTTTAACCTCCATATGCAGCTCTATGATATGGCCAACACATCCCTTCGGGTGATGAAGTTTCTGGGGTTGGTTTATCCGGAAGATGGCGACCTGCCGGCTGTTGAATTTAAGCAGTTTACACAAATTCCGTTTAAAGAAGTACCAGACTTCAAAAAGCCTATCATAGACAAGGATATGTTTCTGGGTTTTCCGGCTTCGGCAGAAGAAATGCCTCGTATAGACCATCGTCCTTTCTTTCCTGGCGATTTTCCGGATCGGATTTTTACCAATCCCAACCAGTCGGATGTATCTACATTCGGTAGCAAACTATGGATGGCTCAGTTGCAGGGAACAGATGCCGACAAACCTTTTAACTTATCAGGCTCTAATCTTAACCTGGATTCAGACCGTGAGTTTCTTCAATTGTGCTGGGAGCTTGCAACAGGTGGGTCTACCTTAGACAATTCGTTGAATTTTAATATCTTAGGTTATACTAAAATCTAATCCACTACATGCTATGGCTACAGAAAATATAAAAGCCTCTGATCCGCATTCTGAGAAAGATGCCAATCACGATAGAAGAGGAGATGACAGAGATCCGAATATTGACCCTTATCTGGTCATTCCTTATTATGCTGCTGATATAGGTGTGCGTCCTCTGCCTTCTACAGTGGTTGCCTGGTTTTGTGAAAGTATTTTTATTGATGGAGTACCCCATACGGGAGCTCCGCTGATAGCAGGATCTACTGTCCTGATTTCAGCAATAGTTAAAAATGCAGGCGTTAAACCGGCTGCTGCCTACATCCGTTTTTACTGGCTGGACCCTACTACTGTGTTTACTCAGGCTGATCTGGCTGATGGATTTATTGGACAGGGTGTTTTTCCGGCATCCATTCCGGGAAGTTCGGGTGGTGTGATGTCTGTTGTGGAGAGTCCGGCTATTGCATGGGAAATTCCGGATGATATCCCTCCACATATCTGTCTGTTTGCAGAGGTGGGCTGTCCGGGTGATTTGGAGACGTGGAGTTTCAATCCAGTGACAGACAGACATTACGCACAACACAATGTAAACATTGTGCATGCAATGCCTTTTGAAACAACTTCGTTTTTCTTTTCTGCCTCTAATCCGCTAAAAGAAACAGCCTTGTATGAATTTCAGATTCGTCCTGTGAGCAGGGAGGCATTGCGTTTTCTGGAAAAGCAGTACCGGGCTAAGGCTATACCTGTTAAGGAGGATACTATTTCGTTGTATCCGGTAAAGGCAGGTTCTGAGAAAAACGGACAAAAGCTCCATGCTTCTTTACGACCTAATGAAAAGCAGTTATTCCGGATTACTATAGACATGCCAGAGTTGCGGAATAATGAATTTCTGGCTGTTGAGGTAGAACAAACACTTACGTCTACTCGTGAAGAACAACCCAGCACAGGATCTATCGGGGTTCTGTTCTTTACAGAATCAGAGAGAGAAGAATAGGTGCTGTCGTTAGTCAGTTGGTTTATACAAATGGCAGGTGTAGCCTGTCCATTAGTGCAAAGTCAGGCCATGGAGTCTGACTTTTGCGTTTGTCTGGTTTAGGACGGGCTTATTTAACTCGTTGTTTTGAAGGAGAGACTATCGGGAGTGAATTATATAGCAGATCGTTATAGTATGATCTAAGCAAAAAAAGCGCTTAAGCAAACTTTGCTTAAGCGCTGCGTATAGTATATGGATTATTGGTGTAGAAGGATCAACTTTCTGAACATTATTTTTTAAGAGCTTCTTCAATAATGACATCTGTTTGATGCAGGAAGTCAAAATCAACAGAATCTGCATTTTCTGTGGGGGGCAATAGAGTCTTCTTCCTGTAATTGGAAAAAGCTTCAGGATGACTAAAATTTAGCCCGGATTGATTGAAATATGCCTCATTGTTTAAAAATCGTTGATTATTTTTATATAACATGTATATATTAACCAGAGTCGCAAACAGAAGTAAAATGAATACAACCAGAATACTTCCAAATAAGATAGTACAGGTTCTACACATGATCGTTTTCAGTTAGTTCGTTGTGTGTATAATGTATCCAGTTGAAATTCTTATTTCTTCTTTATAACTGTATTGGCTATAACCTGATTCGTTGCATCCTGACTTACATCTTCTAACCAATGCTGAACCTGTGGGATTTGAAGAGTATACTGTTTCAGTAATTCAGAGTTATCCTGTACTGTTTGATTCATGATGATAGGTACCCATCCGATTATTCCTGTGCGTGAACACTGAGCTCTTGCACGATAATACCCATTGGGTAAGTCAGGAATAATAATAAGTATATCTTCTTTTCCCTCATTGTAGTTTACACAGACTTGATAGGATTTAAAAAGAGTCCATTGTTTGGTCAAAAAATCCTTCTGTTCCAGTATAAATTCATATCCACTATAGTATTTAAGATCCTGATCGAGAACATGTATCATGATATTGCCTGTCAGACAAGAATCTGATGGGATAAAGGGAATTTCTAATTCCTGAAAAGGTACAGTAATAACCTCTTTTTCCTGGAAAGGTACAGTAGTAGCTTCCTTTGGACCAGCGGATGGCATAGTAGATGGACACTGT is part of the Xanthocytophaga agilis genome and harbors:
- a CDS encoding NAD(P)-dependent oxidoreductase; translated protein: METTNQTSKKVSVLGLGQMGYRIAQLYSEAGYEVTAWNRTPGKGEGLERVQLAETAEQAILASPLVITIILNNKGVFELLDGLTDTRIFADKALVNFTSGSTAEADSIEKSISDAGGAYIHGAIQASPEQLGLKSATVVISGNKGAFERYENDLTIIGGKIRYLSDKAAASLAMDTATSTWVYGAFVGLLYGAELCRQYNLSLKDYADIIGDISPEFIDYFKQEVMVVDRNDFRLTSSSVSLHLAVVQRLADSFKDINVKQDFPTIIRNLLAEAEQKGFGEEELAAITKVIAPRK